The genomic stretch GTCAACTTAGCCGGGCTATCCCCGATCTTCTGACCCACCAGGACGTGATCCCCGGCCTTGACAAGGGGTTCGCACGGAGCCCCCGTATGCTGGTGGAGAGGGATGGTAACCCTGGCGGGCAGCCTCGCCTGCCTGACTGGTTTCGATGCAGTGGATTCCTTAGAGTAAGGAACATGGGTGCCCCCCAGAAAACTACGCAAATTCATAAATGCATATCGCCACCCCACGAAAAGATTATTTAGGAAAATAAATCCGGCCCGGCCGCATCGTGGCCGGCAGGGGATTAACTGGAATTACGGCCAACAAGGAAATGAGGGGTGTTACCCCTCTCAGTAGCACTCCGACTCCGGTATCCCCTTAGCCTTATTATCGCGCCGGATTCCCAAAAAATTATTATTCTACAGCCGCACAAGAATTCCTCTTACAGTTATATGGCTTAGATATAGCCCAAATATAGTAACTCAGATATAGCCCGAACACCGCCAACTTAGATGGCGCGAACTTAGATAGTTAGATAGCGCGCCCCCCCTTTAGCTTTCTATAGTCCCCTTTTGACCTTCTACAGGCCTTGTCATCCTCCCGCTCAATCCCGGCCTCAGGTAGGCAAACCAATAGGCGACCCCGACGAACAGGGCCCCTCCGATCACATTCCCGATCGTTACGGGGAGGAGGTTCTTGAATATGAAAGCGGTCCATGTGAGCCCCATGGCACCCGTCCCGGCCCCGGCGATGCCAGGGGCAGCCTTTAAAAACAATCCCATAGGAATATAATACATATTTGCGATGCTATGTTCAAACCCGCTGGCCACGAAACTGGTAATAATGAAAAAAATGGCAGCAATCTTGCCTATCACATCGTCCGCGGCGTAGGCCGCCCACACCGCGAGGCAGACCAGCCAGTTACATAGAATCCCCCTGGTGAAGGCCTCCCCGAAAGTCAGATTGACCTTCGCCGTAGCGATATTCACAGCCGACGAGCCCAGCCCGAGGTTATTCAGCTTCCAGAGGCCCGACGCATAGACCAGGCCCGCGAGGATCAGTGATCCCGCAAAATTCGCTAGATATACCCAGAGCCAGTTCCTGAGAAGCCCCCCCGGCCTTATCTTACCGTCCAGGAGGCTCACGAGCATGAGGCTGTTCCCGGTGAAAAGCTCTGCCCCGCAAATGATGACCATCATCAGCCCAACAGAAAAGATGGCTCCGCTCAGAAACTTCGACACCCCA from Bacillota bacterium encodes the following:
- a CDS encoding formate/nitrite transporter family protein, whose protein sequence is MAVRSPAEIAQVVSNAGEKKASMATSVLVVLGLMAGVFIGFGAQVSMTVTQDLSTFAGVGVSKFLSGAIFSVGLMMVIICGAELFTGNSLMLVSLLDGKIRPGGLLRNWLWVYLANFAGSLILAGLVYASGLWKLNNLGLGSSAVNIATAKVNLTFGEAFTRGILCNWLVCLAVWAAYAADDVIGKIAAIFFIITSFVASGFEHSIANMYYIPMGLFLKAAPGIAGAGTGAMGLTWTAFIFKNLLPVTIGNVIGGALFVGVAYWFAYLRPGLSGRMTRPVEGQKGTIES